In Maridesulfovibrio sp., a single genomic region encodes these proteins:
- a CDS encoding ISL3 family transposase, producing the protein MDRILIGLPDFAIKNVVSYFPIILEVEWTGKPICPRCRSSSFRIKDTFRRFIKSIPHNGRASILRVKCHKYHCKDCGRYFNTRMDGIKKWSRSTEILKREVFRQYNNGSCNKTIASENGIGVSSVERFYHQVINLKVRQRSNWKCPRYLGIDEHRFTRKVGFATTFCDLANNKIFDIAMGRSAAELLPFLRTLKGRSKVKVVCIDMNSAYRHMVKTWFPNARIVSDRFHVIRLVNQHFSKTCKLIDEENISYGRGGILRAMLCRQDRLSDKRKELLSKYFEAQPAIESLYHFCHELNDLLRVRAQNGRSCKKYIFELLDKIKQLQQSPFAPLRTLGRTLNSWKEEVARMFRYGKSNGTTEGFHRKMKLIQRRAYGFRNFENYRLRVRVLCG; encoded by the coding sequence ATGGATCGAATCTTAATCGGCCTGCCCGATTTTGCAATCAAAAATGTGGTGTCGTATTTTCCGATAATTCTTGAGGTAGAGTGGACAGGCAAGCCAATTTGTCCTCGGTGCCGAAGTTCTTCATTTCGGATCAAGGATACGTTCAGGCGATTTATCAAGAGCATTCCGCATAACGGGCGCGCATCGATTTTGCGGGTAAAGTGCCACAAGTATCACTGCAAGGATTGTGGTCGATATTTCAACACCCGTATGGACGGGATTAAGAAGTGGAGCCGCTCTACCGAAATTTTAAAGCGCGAAGTTTTTCGGCAGTACAACAACGGATCATGTAACAAGACCATTGCCAGTGAAAACGGAATCGGAGTTTCCAGCGTGGAGCGATTTTATCATCAGGTCATCAATCTAAAAGTCCGACAGCGCAGCAACTGGAAGTGTCCTCGGTATCTCGGAATTGATGAGCATCGTTTCACACGCAAAGTGGGGTTTGCAACCACGTTTTGCGACCTTGCAAACAATAAAATTTTTGACATAGCCATGGGCCGCAGTGCCGCTGAATTACTTCCCTTTCTCAGGACTCTTAAAGGGCGGAGTAAGGTAAAAGTAGTTTGTATAGATATGAATTCTGCTTATAGGCATATGGTCAAAACCTGGTTTCCGAACGCCCGGATTGTTTCGGATCGCTTTCACGTAATTCGGCTGGTGAACCAGCATTTCAGCAAGACCTGCAAGCTGATCGATGAAGAAAATATTTCGTATGGTCGGGGTGGAATTTTGCGGGCCATGCTGTGTCGGCAGGACCGTTTGTCAGACAAAAGGAAAGAGCTTTTATCTAAATATTTTGAGGCGCAACCGGCAATCGAAAGTCTTTACCACTTCTGCCATGAACTGAACGATCTGCTCAGAGTTAGGGCACAAAATGGCCGTAGCTGCAAAAAATACATTTTCGAACTGCTTGATAAAATCAAGCAACTTCAGCAGAGTCCTTTTGCTCCGCTTCGAACGCTGGGCAGAACTCTGAATAGCTGGAAAGAGGAAGTGGCCCGGATGTTTCGTTACGGTAAAAGCAACGGAACAACCGAAGGATTTCATCGGAAGATGAAACTTATCCAGAGGCGGGCATACGGATTTAGAAATTTCGAAAACTATCGGCTGCGTGTACGGGTTTTGTGCGGGTAG
- a CDS encoding type II toxin-antitoxin system HicB family antitoxin, with protein MNTIQYKGYLGKFDYDPDADIFHGEVINLKDVVTFQGRSIDELKSALADSVEDYLDFCREEGEEPAKPYSGKLHLRIKPELHREAAAAAAISGKSLNAWITDALTDRVKETR; from the coding sequence ATGAACACCATCCAATATAAAGGCTATCTGGGAAAGTTTGATTATGACCCTGACGCAGATATTTTTCACGGCGAGGTCATAAACCTCAAGGACGTGGTAACTTTTCAGGGCCGAAGCATTGATGAACTGAAATCCGCCCTGGCTGACTCTGTTGAAGATTATCTGGATTTCTGCCGCGAAGAAGGGGAGGAACCGGCAAAACCGTATTCCGGAAAACTGCATCTGCGCATAAAACCGGAACTCCACAGGGAAGCTGCGGCAGCCGCAGCCATATCCGGCAAGAGTCTGAACGCATGGATAACCGATGCCTTGACCGACAGAGTAAAAGAGACTCGGTAG
- a CDS encoding FUSC family protein, giving the protein MFADLVATIRREFRTDSVAFRHAIKAATAITFAVVAARFLELRHAVWLPVSVIVIMRPSVGGTLRMGWRRLWGTAIGAAIGVVILFLNPGTVVLGVLTALAFFLVILLRVFNYTAFSCCLAAGSILLLGIVFTDGWQFGLERILDTFLGVSIGIAASFGVWPNLARKNLREKMGSLVTAQGVHFKKLSESYLYGGVKESELVASRIEASQMLDKCSESFREAAAEPGLQVWQREDLTRLLRTFTRMHSLLVSMSTIIRRGYGGPLPSIADGMRSILTQTIDYYAWLECYALTSDDCPEQPDFDKAVNEFMKAVGDARIRGDFEDVPLERRNNISAFIWNIRALGSEIERAGRRMRELRYGRAED; this is encoded by the coding sequence GTGTTCGCTGATCTGGTTGCAACCATCCGCCGGGAGTTTCGGACCGACTCTGTGGCATTCAGGCACGCAATCAAGGCTGCCACGGCCATTACTTTTGCCGTTGTCGCGGCCAGATTTCTGGAACTGCGCCATGCAGTCTGGCTGCCGGTAAGTGTTATCGTAATCATGCGGCCTTCGGTCGGGGGCACTTTGCGTATGGGCTGGCGCAGGTTGTGGGGAACTGCAATCGGTGCTGCCATCGGGGTGGTAATCCTGTTTCTCAATCCCGGCACTGTGGTTCTCGGAGTATTGACTGCGCTTGCCTTTTTCCTTGTCATACTGCTGCGGGTTTTTAACTACACAGCCTTTTCATGCTGCCTCGCCGCCGGGAGTATACTTCTGCTGGGCATAGTCTTTACGGATGGCTGGCAGTTCGGTCTGGAGCGTATACTGGATACTTTTCTGGGAGTTTCCATCGGTATTGCGGCTTCTTTCGGTGTCTGGCCGAATCTGGCCCGCAAGAACCTGCGCGAGAAGATGGGGAGCCTTGTAACCGCGCAGGGAGTGCATTTCAAAAAATTGTCGGAATCATATCTTTATGGCGGGGTGAAAGAATCGGAGCTTGTTGCCAGCCGCATCGAGGCATCCCAGATGCTGGACAAATGCTCGGAATCTTTCCGGGAAGCTGCGGCCGAGCCGGGTCTGCAGGTCTGGCAGCGTGAAGACCTTACTCGCCTGCTGCGAACCTTTACCCGCATGCACAGCCTGCTGGTAAGCATGTCCACTATCATACGCCGTGGTTACGGCGGACCTTTGCCTTCCATTGCAGACGGTATGCGGAGCATACTTACCCAGACCATTGACTATTACGCATGGCTTGAGTGTTATGCCCTCACGTCGGACGATTGCCCGGAGCAGCCTGATTTCGACAAGGCGGTAAACGAGTTCATGAAGGCGGTCGGTGATGCCCGTATTCGAGGAGATTTTGAAGATGTTCCCCTTGAGCGGCGCAACAACATTTCGGCTTTTATCTGGAACATTCGCGCGCTTGGCAGTGAAATAGAGCGAGCCGGGCGGCGAATGCGCGAACTGCGTTACGGCCGGGCCGAGGATTGA
- a CDS encoding ParA family protein yields MENDREMQSGGTAGRARVMAIANQKGGVGKTTTALTLGEALSRLSKRVLVIDLDPHANASVYMSFFPEMVTVSAHDLFFDNVDYKVVWPAIVQKREHVGFDFVPACIRLSELEVDLKDRKNKGMVLSTALEEVKEFYDYILIDCPPHVGVLLVNAIVASDFVLIPIQTDFLALYGIRLLFDTIKILNKVLPSPVRFRALPTMYDGRAGACRKILNLIRRKLGNKVFSTIIHMDTKFREACASGRIIFDIDPKTRGALEYMQLAREILRNENS; encoded by the coding sequence ATGGAAAACGATAGAGAAATGCAGTCCGGCGGTACTGCAGGCAGGGCCAGGGTAATGGCCATTGCCAACCAGAAGGGAGGAGTGGGCAAGACAACCACGGCTCTGACACTGGGAGAGGCTTTGAGCAGGCTTTCCAAAAGAGTGCTTGTTATAGACCTGGACCCCCATGCCAATGCCTCGGTGTATATGTCGTTTTTCCCGGAGATGGTGACCGTTTCGGCCCATGATCTTTTTTTCGATAATGTCGATTACAAGGTGGTGTGGCCGGCGATAGTTCAGAAGCGCGAGCATGTCGGGTTCGATTTTGTTCCGGCCTGCATACGGCTTTCCGAACTGGAAGTTGACTTGAAGGACAGGAAGAATAAGGGAATGGTGCTCTCCACGGCCCTTGAGGAAGTGAAAGAGTTCTATGATTATATTCTGATAGACTGTCCTCCGCATGTAGGGGTACTGCTGGTAAATGCCATCGTGGCTTCAGATTTTGTTCTGATACCTATTCAGACTGATTTTTTGGCCCTTTACGGCATCCGGCTGCTCTTTGACACAATAAAGATTTTGAACAAGGTGTTACCGAGTCCGGTAAGGTTCAGGGCTCTGCCGACCATGTATGACGGCAGGGCGGGAGCATGCAGGAAAATTTTGAACCTGATCAGGAGAAAACTCGGAAATAAGGTTTTCAGCACCATAATACATATGGATACGAAATTTAGAGAGGCCTGCGCCAGTGGACGGATCATCTTTGATATTGACCCGAAGACAAGAGGCGCACTGGAATATATGCAGCTGGCAAGAGAGATTTTAAGAAATGAAAACTCCTGA
- a CDS encoding chemotaxis protein CheW encodes MKTPEEYFVESVNLPSEEIQNGSYTDAEAAFMDKYIGIGGQAALGSMERVDPRGDSTYPGLGIAPGTDDYATDTLDPDYEEKLKDDDEIQLVSFVVGDREYGLPIMLIQEVVRKVPVTLLPAAPRFMQGVINLRGRVTPVLDLRHLLHDGKGVRDKFVVVCKHKGLQIGLAISAVRTMYRVDKKDLVWGVESEVGVASEFLLGLYKNGDKLVNILSVDRLVEQILKSEGEGNA; translated from the coding sequence ATGAAAACTCCTGAGGAATATTTCGTAGAAAGCGTGAACCTTCCGAGCGAGGAAATACAGAACGGGTCTTATACCGATGCCGAAGCAGCCTTTATGGACAAGTACATCGGCATCGGCGGACAGGCTGCTCTTGGAAGCATGGAGCGTGTTGATCCGAGGGGCGATTCGACCTATCCCGGCTTGGGAATTGCGCCGGGTACAGACGATTACGCAACTGACACCCTCGATCCTGATTATGAAGAGAAGCTGAAGGACGATGATGAGATTCAGTTGGTCAGTTTCGTTGTGGGAGACAGGGAATACGGTTTGCCCATCATGCTTATTCAGGAAGTTGTGCGCAAGGTTCCGGTCACGCTTCTGCCTGCGGCTCCCAGATTTATGCAGGGAGTCATCAACCTGCGGGGAAGGGTTACACCCGTACTGGATCTGAGGCATCTGCTGCATGACGGAAAAGGGGTGCGTGATAAGTTTGTAGTCGTTTGCAAACATAAGGGACTTCAAATAGGATTAGCTATAAGCGCGGTGCGCACCATGTATCGCGTGGATAAAAAAGACCTTGTATGGGGCGTGGAATCAGAGGTGGGAGTGGCGTCCGAATTTCTGCTTGGTCTTTATAAAAACGGGGACAAACTGGTCAACATTCTTTCCGTCGACAGGCTTGTTGAGCAGATTTTAAAGAGTGAAGGAGAGGGAAATGCCTAA
- a CDS encoding AI-2E family transporter, whose protein sequence is MLDQNGPYTFDRVVRLVLAAGFIWVSIQLLRTLSDVLIPFAVALTLAYMLNPLVGFTARYIRNRTAAVLVTLIVLLVPTVKLCWLALRMVGGELKHTGQLLAKLVNDSNVARRAAEYIPDDIWQKVLDIAKQEDVRSFLSESGLSDFLQTTAHKALPGIWNLVSGSAQTMIAFAGIFVILLYLVFLLSDYDRLSRWREFLPDTIRSRVGAFVDEFTAVTNRYFRTQALIALVVGCLFSIGFVIVKLPLAILLGMFIGLLNMVPYLQIIGLIPAFFLAGADALATGGNLWVALGGVALVFAVVQVLQDAVLVPKLQGESMGLAPWMILLSLSVWGKLLGFLGVVMALPLSCMVLAFYRRYVKEKEELRAEGTLAIEDGGE, encoded by the coding sequence ATGCTTGATCAAAACGGTCCCTATACTTTCGACAGGGTTGTCCGTCTGGTTCTCGCGGCGGGGTTCATCTGGGTAAGCATACAGCTTCTGCGTACGCTTAGTGATGTGCTGATACCGTTTGCCGTGGCCTTGACCCTGGCCTACATGCTTAACCCTCTGGTCGGTTTCACGGCCAGATACATCCGCAACCGCACGGCCGCGGTGCTGGTAACGCTGATAGTCCTGCTTGTTCCGACAGTAAAACTGTGCTGGCTGGCTCTGCGCATGGTCGGTGGGGAATTGAAACATACTGGGCAACTGCTGGCCAAGCTTGTTAACGATTCCAATGTTGCCCGCAGGGCGGCCGAATACATCCCGGACGATATCTGGCAGAAGGTGCTGGATATAGCAAAGCAGGAGGATGTGCGTTCCTTTCTCAGTGAATCGGGCCTGAGTGATTTTTTGCAGACCACGGCCCACAAGGCCCTGCCGGGCATCTGGAATCTGGTCAGCGGTTCCGCTCAGACCATGATTGCATTTGCCGGAATTTTTGTGATTCTCCTCTATCTGGTCTTTCTGCTGAGCGATTACGACCGGCTGTCCCGCTGGCGGGAATTTCTGCCTGACACCATCCGCAGCAGGGTGGGAGCGTTTGTGGATGAATTCACTGCCGTCACCAATCGTTATTTCCGTACGCAGGCCCTGATCGCTTTGGTGGTGGGCTGCCTTTTCTCCATCGGTTTTGTGATCGTAAAACTGCCGCTGGCAATCCTGCTGGGCATGTTCATAGGGCTGTTGAATATGGTGCCTTATCTGCAGATTATCGGTCTGATTCCGGCCTTTTTCCTTGCCGGAGCGGACGCTCTGGCTACCGGTGGAAATCTCTGGGTGGCACTAGGCGGTGTGGCCCTTGTTTTTGCCGTGGTGCAGGTTCTTCAGGACGCGGTATTGGTTCCGAAGCTTCAGGGGGAGAGCATGGGGCTGGCACCGTGGATGATACTGCTTTCACTTTCCGTATGGGGAAAATTGCTTGGGTTCCTCGGTGTGGTTATGGCTCTTCCTTTAAGCTGCATGGTGCTGGCCTTTTACCGGCGGTACGTGAAAGAGAAAGAGGAACTGCGTGCTGAAGGGACGCTCGCTATTGAGGACGGCGGGGAGTAG
- a CDS encoding HEAT repeat domain-containing protein: MTDCSKVLENLKSDDNEIIREAAFQAGDHGCTEAVPMLADLLKSNHLGLQEAADHALRSIGGKNVVRAVVPLLRSDDAPVRNLSMDILREIGDQDFPSLVALVHDEDPDIRIFATDILGSTDSFMAVDPLCDALLKDPEVNVRYQAAVSLGDLANPAAARCLNKAMQDDEWVQYAVIEALAKIKHSSSVDALVKALNTSSDLVASMIVDALGEMGNIKAVTMLLRHLDKAPTALRNKIVKAIVGILGGKSLKLLSAVEREKLREYMLIALKDEDTDVQDAAISGLSFVGGEKATEEVFNIACKLDPDRDRDRLARIVDDMSNLTFNNAMVDALGSDNSNKAALAVQLLARLEDDAVSGALMGAFADSDRDIKRAILEALLITAGDEARVFFEDVLENEQDGSMLKSAIHFLGGKLRDENAVDSIFALLSHPYDDVKEAALDACVAIGGDEVNSRFMELFNSDDPIDRLMAVFAMGKIDARGNLEYIRRALEDEVPDIRKIALEALHDCGSDGDSMSLVFSRLHDENRDVRLTVVELLGNCYKKEVIPYLIQALQDDDDWVQIRAAEALGEHREESALPQLITMLDSPHKLVAIKVIEVLGAIGGTMAFQALLEASNADADPEILQAAEEAISRIQEEQGAGD, encoded by the coding sequence ATGACGGATTGTTCAAAGGTTCTGGAAAACCTTAAAAGCGATGACAATGAAATTATCCGTGAGGCAGCTTTTCAGGCGGGGGATCACGGCTGCACAGAAGCTGTGCCCATGCTTGCGGATCTCCTGAAATCCAACCATCTCGGGCTGCAGGAAGCTGCCGACCACGCTTTGCGCAGCATCGGGGGAAAGAATGTCGTCCGGGCTGTGGTTCCGCTCCTGCGCTCCGATGATGCTCCGGTGCGCAACCTGTCCATGGATATCCTCCGGGAAATCGGCGATCAGGACTTTCCTTCGCTGGTGGCACTGGTGCACGATGAAGATCCGGATATAAGAATTTTTGCTACCGACATTCTGGGATCTACCGACAGTTTCATGGCGGTAGACCCGCTGTGTGATGCGCTGCTCAAGGACCCCGAGGTCAACGTGCGCTATCAGGCGGCAGTAAGTCTCGGAGATCTTGCCAACCCCGCTGCGGCCCGTTGCCTGAACAAGGCCATGCAGGATGACGAGTGGGTTCAGTATGCGGTTATCGAAGCTCTGGCCAAAATCAAACATTCCAGTTCGGTCGATGCGCTGGTCAAGGCTCTGAATACCAGCTCCGACCTTGTGGCTTCCATGATTGTCGATGCCCTGGGGGAGATGGGCAACATCAAGGCCGTGACCATGCTGCTGAGGCATCTGGACAAGGCCCCCACAGCCCTGCGTAACAAGATTGTAAAGGCCATTGTCGGCATCCTCGGCGGCAAGTCTCTCAAGCTGCTCTCCGCAGTGGAACGCGAAAAGCTGCGGGAGTACATGCTCATAGCTCTCAAGGACGAGGATACGGATGTACAGGACGCGGCGATCAGCGGATTGAGCTTCGTCGGGGGTGAAAAGGCCACCGAGGAAGTTTTCAATATTGCCTGCAAGCTTGACCCCGACCGTGATCGTGACAGGCTTGCCCGTATTGTCGACGATATGTCCAACCTGACTTTCAACAATGCCATGGTCGATGCGCTCGGCAGCGACAACTCCAACAAGGCCGCCCTTGCTGTCCAACTTCTGGCCCGCCTTGAAGATGACGCAGTTTCAGGGGCACTGATGGGGGCATTTGCCGACAGTGATCGGGACATCAAGCGCGCGATTCTTGAAGCCCTTCTGATTACTGCGGGAGATGAGGCCCGTGTCTTTTTCGAGGATGTGCTGGAAAACGAGCAGGACGGTTCCATGCTCAAGTCGGCCATCCATTTTCTCGGAGGCAAACTGCGTGATGAAAACGCGGTTGACTCCATTTTTGCTCTGCTCAGCCATCCTTATGACGATGTCAAGGAGGCTGCTCTCGACGCCTGCGTTGCCATCGGCGGTGACGAGGTGAACAGCCGGTTTATGGAACTGTTCAACAGTGATGATCCCATTGACCGCTTGATGGCTGTTTTTGCGATGGGTAAAATTGATGCCAGAGGCAATCTTGAATATATCCGGAGAGCTCTTGAGGACGAAGTGCCGGATATCAGGAAAATTGCCCTGGAGGCGCTGCATGACTGCGGTTCCGACGGTGACAGCATGTCCCTTGTCTTTTCCCGTCTGCATGATGAAAACCGTGATGTCCGGTTGACCGTGGTAGAGCTTCTTGGCAACTGCTACAAGAAGGAAGTGATACCCTATTTGATTCAGGCTCTTCAGGATGACGATGACTGGGTCCAGATCCGCGCGGCGGAAGCCCTGGGTGAGCATCGTGAAGAAAGTGCGCTGCCGCAATTAATAACAATGCTGGATTCTCCGCACAAACTTGTGGCCATCAAGGTTATTGAAGTTCTGGGAGCAATCGGTGGAACCATGGCGTTTCAGGCCCTGCTTGAAGCTTCCAATGCCGATGCCGACCCGGAAATACTTCAGGCTGCCGAAGAGGCCATTTCAAGAATCCAGGAAGAGCAAGGAGCTGGAGACTAG
- a CDS encoding type II toxin-antitoxin system HicA family toxin, giving the protein MLAAIGAVKSEGRGSRIRFKLGGIKAIFHRPHPEPTTDKGAVKSVRRFLEEAGVKP; this is encoded by the coding sequence TTGCTTGCGGCTATCGGTGCCGTCAAATCGGAAGGACGAGGATCACGGATTCGGTTTAAGCTGGGCGGGATAAAAGCCATTTTCCACCGACCGCATCCAGAGCCTACGACGGATAAAGGCGCGGTAAAATCTGTACGACGTTTCCTTGAAGAAGCAGGAGTAAAGCCATGA
- a CDS encoding chemotaxis response regulator protein-glutamate methylesterase: protein MINVVVVDDSAFMRKAISTMLEKDPDIKVVATARDGEEGLRTVRKYNPDVVTLDIEMPKMDGLTALRHIMMEMPRPVLMVSSLTTEGAEATLKAMDLGAVDFIPKQLSKVSLDIVKIERDLISKVKSVAKRKMRPIPRIRSAAARRPAAPVRTHAGRPKRDVVVIGVSTGGPPAVQKILSSLPADFPAGIVIAQHMPKAFTGPFASRLNGVSPLKVKEAETGDRLLPGHVFVAPGGSHLIISQKVSRIEIIVTPDPKEALYKPSANVLVSSVANAVGRRALGVILTGMGNDGRDGIRELKGKGGRAIAQSDSSCVVYGMPKAIVDDGLADEIVDIEDMAAAIINNLYL, encoded by the coding sequence GTGATAAATGTCGTAGTCGTAGATGATTCCGCCTTCATGCGCAAAGCCATCAGTACGATGCTGGAAAAGGATCCGGACATCAAGGTTGTGGCCACTGCCCGTGACGGAGAAGAAGGACTGAGGACTGTCAGGAAATATAATCCCGATGTCGTCACCCTTGATATTGAAATGCCCAAGATGGACGGCCTTACCGCTTTGCGGCACATAATGATGGAAATGCCGCGTCCTGTGCTCATGGTCAGTTCCCTGACCACCGAAGGAGCAGAAGCGACCCTGAAGGCCATGGATCTCGGGGCAGTTGATTTTATTCCCAAGCAGCTTTCCAAAGTCTCCCTTGATATCGTTAAGATTGAGCGTGATCTTATTTCCAAGGTCAAGTCTGTTGCCAAGCGTAAGATGCGTCCCATTCCGCGCATAAGATCAGCTGCTGCCCGCCGTCCTGCCGCTCCGGTCAGAACCCATGCAGGCAGGCCCAAGCGCGATGTCGTGGTTATAGGTGTTTCCACAGGTGGGCCGCCGGCCGTGCAGAAGATACTTTCTTCGCTTCCGGCTGATTTTCCTGCCGGCATCGTGATAGCACAGCATATGCCCAAAGCCTTTACCGGGCCGTTTGCCAGCAGACTGAACGGAGTAAGTCCGTTGAAGGTAAAAGAGGCGGAAACCGGCGACAGGCTGCTTCCCGGGCATGTTTTTGTGGCTCCCGGGGGTTCTCACCTGATAATCAGTCAGAAAGTGAGCCGAATTGAGATTATTGTTACACCCGACCCCAAAGAGGCCCTGTACAAGCCTTCTGCCAATGTGCTGGTTTCTTCCGTTGCAAACGCGGTGGGCAGGCGCGCCCTCGGTGTTATACTTACCGGCATGGGCAACGATGGCCGGGACGGCATAAGGGAACTCAAAGGAAAGGGTGGGCGGGCCATTGCCCAGAGTGATTCCTCCTGTGTGGTTTACGGCATGCCCAAAGCTATTGTGGACGACGGGCTTGCGGACGAAATTGTGGATATTGAAGATATGGCAGCGGCCATAATCAATAATCTTTACCTGTAG
- a CDS encoding pentapeptide repeat-containing protein, whose translation MEFKGPTHLDGAFFLDKTTFTNAIFHEYSNFEKTRFYGPVSFRHALFKEWTYFRNVKFLAPTSFAGTISKETILVEAADLSLLSLSETNIESFQFTECTWPKGKNGHRIIRDETVKLECKEKRKPAELEKIYRQLEEIYRRLKKVARENNDEMRASTWHYKEKEMLRKRLREENGPGIIENIYAKVCDYLPCGIEDFQQKTAGLVAAAEKKSTPFIRFLNTAYWLVSGYGEEPLRAGAWLLVFIFGAMVAAFFGPDAAQATQTSATAQLPEVSGGFIKSWLWYMPLLKIDKLQPTGWNELFRALFNVAISVQAALFGFALRNKLRR comes from the coding sequence ATGGAATTCAAAGGTCCTACCCATCTGGATGGAGCTTTCTTTTTAGATAAAACAACCTTCACCAACGCAATCTTCCACGAATACTCTAATTTCGAAAAAACCCGCTTTTACGGCCCTGTTTCCTTCCGCCATGCCCTTTTCAAGGAATGGACCTATTTCCGCAATGTAAAATTTCTGGCCCCGACCTCTTTTGCCGGAACAATCTCCAAGGAAACCATTCTCGTTGAAGCCGCAGACCTTTCCCTCTTAAGCCTCTCGGAAACCAATATTGAATCATTTCAATTTACTGAATGTACATGGCCAAAGGGTAAAAACGGGCACAGAATCATTCGTGATGAGACGGTCAAACTTGAATGCAAAGAGAAGCGCAAACCCGCCGAACTGGAAAAAATATACCGGCAGTTGGAAGAAATATACCGGAGACTGAAAAAAGTTGCCCGTGAAAACAACGATGAAATGCGGGCATCAACCTGGCATTACAAAGAAAAAGAAATGCTTCGTAAAAGGCTGCGGGAAGAAAACGGGCCCGGAATAATCGAAAATATATACGCAAAGGTCTGCGATTACCTGCCCTGCGGCATTGAGGATTTCCAGCAAAAAACAGCCGGGCTGGTTGCAGCTGCGGAAAAAAAGAGCACTCCTTTCATACGGTTCCTAAACACAGCCTACTGGCTTGTTTCCGGCTATGGAGAAGAACCGCTCAGAGCCGGAGCGTGGCTGCTGGTTTTCATTTTCGGCGCAATGGTTGCCGCTTTCTTTGGCCCGGACGCAGCGCAGGCAACGCAAACATCTGCCACAGCACAGTTGCCCGAGGTATCAGGAGGATTCATCAAATCCTGGCTGTGGTACATGCCTCTATTGAAAATAGACAAACTTCAACCAACCGGCTGGAATGAACTGTTCAGGGCACTATTCAACGTGGCTATATCGGTACAGGCCGCCCTTTTCGGTTTTGCGCTGCGCAACAAACTACGCCGCTGA
- a CDS encoding protein-glutamate O-methyltransferase CheR, whose protein sequence is MSSLFSKTISLRKELKISELEFTQLRDFIYDQAGIFIAGNRKYLLENRLSNRLKELNLKSFGEYYYYLQYDPGKKAELNKLFEVITTNETSFYRNPPQLKVFQTKVLPDVLGELRKKHKKRLRIWSAGCSTGEEPYTLAMILHDVLGAELSSWDIKITANDLSERVLKSARRAVYSEYALRTTPKEAVSKFFDQDGKQYKVKPAIKQLVSFGPINLSDRMQVKRVERSEIVFCRNVIIYFDEAMKKKVINAFYDNLVPGGFLIIGHSESLHNITRAFKPVHHPGAIIYQKLE, encoded by the coding sequence ATGTCTTCTTTGTTTTCAAAGACCATATCACTGCGCAAAGAGTTGAAAATTTCCGAGCTGGAATTTACCCAGCTCAGGGATTTTATCTATGACCAGGCCGGTATTTTCATCGCAGGGAACCGCAAATACCTTCTTGAAAACCGGCTGTCCAACCGCCTGAAGGAACTTAACCTCAAGAGTTTCGGGGAATATTACTATTATCTGCAGTACGACCCCGGCAAGAAAGCGGAGCTTAACAAGCTGTTCGAGGTCATCACCACGAACGAGACAAGCTTTTATCGCAATCCGCCGCAGCTCAAGGTCTTTCAGACCAAGGTTCTTCCCGATGTTCTGGGCGAGTTGCGAAAGAAACATAAAAAGAGGCTGCGCATCTGGTCTGCCGGATGTTCTACTGGTGAGGAACCATACACTCTGGCCATGATCCTTCATGATGTGCTCGGAGCGGAACTGTCTTCCTGGGATATAAAGATCACTGCCAACGATCTGTCCGAAAGGGTTCTCAAGTCGGCCAGACGTGCTGTCTACAGCGAATACGCCCTGAGGACCACTCCGAAGGAAGCCGTGAGCAAGTTTTTTGACCAGGACGGTAAGCAGTACAAGGTAAAACCGGCCATAAAGCAGCTGGTCAGCTTCGGGCCGATCAACCTCAGCGACAGAATGCAGGTCAAACGTGTGGAACGTTCGGAGATTGTTTTCTGTCGTAACGTCATAATATATTTTGACGAGGCCATGAAGAAAAAGGTCATTAACGCCTTTTACGATAATCTGGTGCCGGGCGGATTTCTGATCATCGGGCATTCGGAGTCTCTGCACAACATTACCAGAGCCTTCAAACCGGTGCATCATCCCGGAGCTATTATCTATCAGAAACTGGAATAG